One window of Brevibacillus choshinensis genomic DNA carries:
- a CDS encoding MarR family winged helix-turn-helix transcriptional regulator, whose amino-acid sequence MKQDPLIQEIIGLFGKIQKRFETEDDEERKWLVENCKNPVIVDLLKEMTVMELHVLDAIGRFEPVNGITISKQFSIPKGSVSKITRRMLARKLIETEYLPNNKKEILFRITPLGKELFDLHRALHERIEYGVTTFLQKYKPEELSVLVRMLVDAETASWVYPELPKEEGK is encoded by the coding sequence GTTTATTCGGTAAGATTCAAAAACGGTTTGAAACAGAAGACGATGAGGAGAGGAAATGGCTCGTCGAAAATTGCAAAAACCCCGTCATCGTAGACCTGCTAAAAGAAATGACAGTAATGGAGCTGCACGTACTGGATGCCATCGGGCGTTTCGAACCAGTGAATGGGATCACCATCTCCAAGCAGTTTTCCATTCCAAAGGGGAGCGTCTCCAAAATCACACGAAGAATGCTGGCAAGAAAGCTGATTGAAACAGAGTACTTGCCCAATAACAAGAAAGAAATCTTGTTCCGCATTACGCCGCTAGGCAAAGAATTGTTCGATCTTCATCGAGCTCTGCATGAGAGGATCGAATACGGTGTGACTACGTTTTTGCAAAAGTACAAGCCAGAGGAGCTGAGCGTCCTCGTACGAATGCTTGTGGACGCCGAGACAGCTTCGTGGGTGTATCCTGAATTGCCAAAAGAGGAAGGAAAATAA